The sequence ATATCTGACGAGGAAATAACCTAAAAGAATTAGAATACAAAGAAATATAAGCGGTCTGTTGAAATTACGTCGCTTTgtttgttttctaattatattagATTTAAAACTACCCTGGTAGCtaagatttattaaaaaaaactgtataatgAGTATAAATTAATTCAGAACGGTATTGAGAAGGAAAATgctaacagaaataaaaattttctgataaaatgGGGAAAAATGGAATGGAATAGACAAAAACCGAattcatttttcagtttcattCTTTTCTACCAATATTCTCCTCTTTTGAATCACCTTGTTCATTATTCTTattgtttttaacaattttggtTGAATGCATgacattttaatttcatattgaGTAGAATATGGGACAAAGACAATTCTAGATCCTATAAATTATTAGTAGATGTAGGTACTTCTTTAAAGCTAAAAACCACCAGAAAAATTAagattgtttgtatttatttcagaTGCCAAATTGAGGGAGGAAGAAACTAGAGCTCAAAGATATTTAGAAGCCGGTAGCAACGGTGTTATACAGTGTTGTGTTAAAGTGTTAGTGGGAAATGAACTACCAGTGTTATTAGCCGAATGTGCACCTCTAATAAAAGCCGGTGAAACTGAGAGATTACAATTGATGTTTAGGTTATTAGAACGTGTACCAGAAGGAGTACAACCCATGTTAAGAGAATTAGAGAATCATATAACGCAAGCAGGACTTGCAGATATGGTAGCAGCTGCAGATGTTATCACTCAAGATTCGGAAAAATATGTAGAAAGGTTGTTGGAACTTTTTAGGAAGTTTAGTAAATTGGTACACGACGCATTTTCAGATGATCCGAGATTTTTAACGGCCAGGGATAAGGCTTTCAAGGCTGTAGTAAATGACACCACTGTTTTTAGgtgagtaaaatatttaattaatgttATAGAGACATTTAAACTTTTGTTACCATATAAAATCTACATTGTTTGGTCCTTGGTGCCTCTATCTCCAGCTGGAAGGACCAGAAAGTGTAATTGCAAATGCTGGTGTTATAATCAGTTGGTTTATTCaactagatttttccaaattcttgAAGAACTCActtgaatttttgtaaaaaatgatttattttatgtcagtattttatttatgctgTTATTTCCAAGATACTTGATATAATATTAGAGATTTCTTCGATTTTGCATTCTTTTTTCAACTGAAATAAGTTACTGAGTGATCTTGTGTGATTTTCATTGTATTTGGAAGAAGATAAATATACTTTCCTTGAAGATGTTGCAATTTCTAGAAACATTGTTATTAATACTGCTATACCAACACTGTCTGGTCTTTTTTGACTCTATACCCGGCTTGAAGGACCAAAAAGTGTAATTTTTAGCTCTGGTGGTATAAACAGTGGGTTTATTCAACTAGGTTTTTTTTAATCTTAACAGAAATTCACTTAAAAATGATTCCTTTATTGTCAGTTTTCTATTTAAGTATACtattatttcagaaatatttgatttgttatTGAGGATTTCTTCGTTTTTGCTTTCTTTATCAACTGAAATAAGTTACTAGATGATTTTGTGTGAATTTCAGTGTATTTGGAtgaagataaatatatttttcttgaagaTATGTACCAATTTCTGGAAACATTGTTATTAATACCGCTCTACCAACACTGTCTAGTCTTTTTTGACTCTATACCCGGCTTGAAGGACCAAAAAGTGTAATTTTAGTTCTGATGGTATAAACAGTGGGTTAATCAACTAGGTTCTTTTAATCTTAAAAGAAATTCACTTGAAAATGATTCCTTTTCTGTCAATTTTCTACTTATACTGTTATCCCAAAGATTTGATATTGGGgatttcttcatttttgttttctttatcatCTGAAATGAGTTAATAGATGATTTGAAAGAAGACAAATCtattcttgaaaatatgtttcaatatcTGAATAcattgatattcatactgaatccTGATACTATACTAACACTATTTGGTCTTTGAGCCTCGAAGGACCAGAAAGTGTCATTTTTATGACTATTGAGTTTATTAAACCAAGTTTTTTAATCTCAAAAGAAATTCACTTCTGAGTGAGTCAGTCTTCTATTTATactgttattttaaatatatttgatttcatATTGAGGATTTCTTCATTTTTGCTTTCTTTATCATCTGAAAGGTACTGTAGGATCTTGTGTGAAATTCACAGTATTTGAAAGAAGGTCAATCtagttttcttgaaaatatgttgCTGAAACGTTGATATTCGTACTGCGCCCTGCTACTACACTAACACTTGTCTGGTCCTTTGTGCCACcgtatccggctcgaaggaccagaaagTGTAATTTTTAGTGCTGGTGTTATAAAAAAGTATGTTAATCCAACAAACGTTTTATGACTCAAATTTCTTTAAAGAAACTTCTTGATATCTTATTTGTTTCtccacttttattttaattttttctttaccatatcaaatattttaggTTAGAACTTAGTACTGGTAGAAATGTAGGAGCCAAAGCTGTAGCTCCGGAAAGCAAATGTCCAGAATTACTAGCGAATTATTGCGATATGTTATTAAGGAGAACTCCTTTATCTAAAAGGCTGACTAGCGAAGAAATCGAAAGTAGATTGAAAGACGTCCTTTTAGTATTGAAATATGTATCGAATAAGGATGTTTTTATGAGATACCATAAGGCACATTTAACTAGAAGATTGATTCTAGACGCTAGGTAAGTCTTTAtgcaatttgttttaatatttattacagaGAGTGAATTTTTGTAGCGCCGATAGCGAAAAGGAGGAAGATATGGTCGAATGGCTCCGAGAAGTTGGTATGCCTGCCGATTACGTGAACAAATTAGCGAGAATGTTTCAAGATATTAAAGTGAGCGAAGATCTTAACGGACAATTTAGAATGTCGACGGCCAGACACGACGCCATAAATATAAAGATCTTGAACGCCGGTGCGTGGGCAAGGGGTTCCGAAAGAGTTACCGTTAGTTTACCTGTAGAATTGGAAGACTATATACCGGAAGTCGAGGAATTTTATAAGAAGAAACATTCAGGAAGGAAATTGCAATGGTATGTTAcatatttatcatatataatgatataatatttacttgGTAATACTTTTAATTTGAATGGTAGTTCGCTCAATCATTtttatagtttctgaacattAATTAATCATTGTTATGAGCCTAAAACATTTTTAGATTCTTTTCAATAGTTTGAAgcatttttagattttcttcttAAATCCTCTTCATGATTGAGAAGCATTTGTAGATAATCTTCAATGCTTTGAAGcgtttttattttctcttcacGACTTTTAATCATCTTTCTATCCCAACTTTTTTGAACTATTCTTACATCCTCTTCATAATCTAGAAGCATTTGTGGATAATCTTCACGACTTTTAATCATCTTTCTATCCCATTAATGACCTTGAAGCATTTTTAGATCTTCTCCATAATTCTCTAACATCATCTTTATGAGTTTGAAGCatttttacatcattttcatgatttttgaacattaattcttcattatctttatgAGTTTGAAGTATTTTTAGGTCCTTTTCAACAATTTGAAGCATTTTTAGATCCTCTTCATGAGTTTAAAGCATTTTTAGacagttttcattatttttgaacatttatttataacatttatggTTTTAAAGCATTTTTAGATCTTCATGATTACTTTGAAGCATTCTCACATCCTCTTCATAATTTAGAAGTATTTGTAGATAATCTTCATGGTTTTGAAGCATTTTTATTTCCTCTTCATGAcctttgattatttttctatcCCATTCATGACTTTGAAGCATTTTTAGATCATCTTCATGAGATTTGTAGCAATTTTAATATCTTATATACGGTGTTTAGTAAAATTAACactatacatatatatttttaattatttgtatatttcaatcaaaataacaaatttttttttcaaggtaTCATCATATGAGTAATGGAACAATAACTTTTTCGACAGCCGGAGGTAAATTCGATCTGGACGTTACCACTTTTCAAATGGCTGTATTATTTGCTTGGAATCAAAGGCCTCATGATAAAATTAGTTATGAGAATCTCAGATTAGCTACAGAATTACCGGATGGTGAATTGAGAAGGACTCTATGGTCTCTAGTCGCTTTTCCAAAGTTGAAACGccagttattattattttatccaaatgCCAGTGTTCCCAAAGACTTTACTGAACATACTGTGTTTTGGGTCAATCAGGATTTCGCCttgataaaaaatggaaaatcacaaaaaaggGGGAAGGTGAATATTATtccttttatcaatttttcctggtaaatattttttttgtaggtaAATTTGATAGGTAGGTTGCAGTTAAGTACAGAACGTTCACAAATGGAAGATAATCAATCAATAGTACAATTGAGGATACTTAGGACGCAGGAAGCTATAATAAAGATATTGAAAATGCGAAAGAAAATATCGAATATCGCTTTACAAGCTGAACTAgtggatattttgaaaaatatgtttttaccttcgaaaaagatgataaaagaACAGCTGGAATGGCTTATTGAACATAAATATATGAAGAGGGATGATGATGatataaatactttcatttATATGGCATAATGATATGATTAAActgattttgttttatatatatgtttttttcatcaaataaataaaatatttattataaaattaataaaatctattatttaataTGAACATATCATTGTCTTATTATCAACTAAATTTAGTACAATAAAATTCTCGCTGAAATAgatgtaattttattatatttgaagatTGCTTCTAGAAATGTGAATACCCTATATACAGATTAGGTAAAATTAGATCGaaatttcgtcaaaattttCGTAGTCTACAATGTCGATTTGGTtggaaatggattttttttcgaaattctcaGACTAAAAATGACGATTTTACTTTTCTATAGCGAAACCGTATACAGGGTGTAACGAAAAGTTATATTGGAACATTTTGGATTTTCAATGGAAACAGAGTTCGGAAAAATATTCTTATGCACTAAACAAGAAACTtatcgatatatcgatatttttcagtaaatactaacaattttgaagttttaagatcttttttgttgtaattatattttttataggaaCATCAACTTTTAAACACTTTATATGAAAACTAGGCAACATTAGATGGTAATTTCGTCAAAATTTTCGTAACCTACGATGTCTGTTTGATTTGAAGtggattttttttgcaaatgacGATTTTACTTTTCTATAGTGAAACTGTAAACAGGGTGTAACGAGAGAGTTAATTATACTAATTTGGATTTCCTATAGAAATAGAGTTTGAATAACGATTATTCGGCACTAAAcaatagattttattaaatCTGACACTTTAGCAgtttttaaaatccttttttttcaatgtagaCGATACTTTATTTTGTATTCTTGTCGTCATTAGTTCTGGCTagttctaattttattaaacaattttgttCCTAGGAATTGCAACTTTTCAACACCTTGTATACACATTAGGCAACATTAGATCGaaatttcgtcaaaattttCGTAGTCTACGATATCAGTTTGATTTCAAAaagacttttttcaaaaaaaacgaTATTAATCATTATCATGATCATGGCGTTTAATTTCTTGGATTATGGCTAGCTCTTGGGGCGCCTACATATCTCTTTATTGGGGTGGATTACTCCCCTTgttcttttgttataatttttgtgtGGTCCCAGCTTCGTTTATCAgctttttccattcttttctttttctgcaTTTTGCTTTCCAGTCTACTATTTCTAGAATTCTGGTATTCTTCAATTTGATTTCTCCAGGTATTCTTTTGTCTGCCCCTTGGCCATAGAGGTATCCATTATGTTATCCTCCTCACCATTTTGTAGGTTTCCTTCTCATGATGTGTCCAGCCCAATTTAGTCTTTGTGCTTCTTTCACACCAAGACAAGACACAGAATTTCATCCAGAACCTTAAGTCCTAGGCTTGCTCGCAGTACTCTAAATCTGGTGTTTTCCTATGAAATCAGCTCACTGCCAGATAAAACAAGTAGAGAAAGAAAGTCAACTactgttgaaaaaataacatcTCCATATGAATATCAACTCATTAACATTAAAAGAAAGGAGAATGAAAAAGGGAATACGTTatcaaaagcaaaaaataagaaacggaAAGATACAAAAACTAAAGGAAAACAGCTAAAAGAGAAAACCAAGTATATctaataatagttttattgattcaaatgatgaagaagaagtaCACTTTGACACAGACAGTGAGCAGGTGCAGAGTTCGATACCTGTATATGTGATTTTTGCAAGTAACTTTTTAAAACTGAACGGAGTTACTGTAAAAGttaagatttattatttatagttttctaGTGGTCTATATTTGGGTACAGAACAGATCGAGATGCGCAAACGATAAACAGAGAGGGTTAGTGTGCGACAAAGACCGACTCCCCCCTTTCACCGGAAGTACAATCGAGAGAAGAATTTTAGTCGAAACCATTGATTGAATGCAGTATCTGAATCAACTTCGAAACAAATTTGGTATCGGTTGACGATAACGATAAAACAGTAGATTATAAGAATCCCAACATCATTCGTAAGTAAAGGCATTGTGCATAATATGATAATCATTAGAGAGTATTTATTATAGATGGATTAATAGTCACAACACATAGTGATATCCTTTCTACCTGATTGAATGTTCTAACCTCAAGGTTatccttgaaaaaatattctgtatGGTCTAAAACCTAAAATTCAGTCATCagatgttgaattttttcagtcgtatacgaggtttgtcaaaaaatatgatttttgctCTGGAGTAAAGTACCTTTCTTTTtgacaatatcgaaaattgttaaaaagaaAAGATGTTTAGAGTTAAAAACAGCTTTCAAACattcaacattatttatttacattaaaaaaatatttttttttgcgattacgttggaaatttaagtttaaacATTAATGTATAATTAATCTAGGATGCACTGGCATAAACAAGACTCTTTGCCACCCTGATAGTCCATACCACGAAtgatatttatatgaattaccCTGAGAGTAGGAATTCTTTTTTCTGTGATATGGAAATTAACTATGCACCTACGTAAAATACCATTGTGAGGTTTGAATGTTTCACTCTCTTTTTATTTGGAGTTTTAAACGTTTCACGTTCaccttcttctattttttcatcttcGATTTAATTTTCCTTACGGTTCTTACGCATACCCCTGTAGCCTCTACTACTCGTTATTGAACCTtcgatgataaaaaataattagtagtaCATTTTGACTTATTTCTACCATTACTTCTTACCTTCGCAATCCTTATTCCATCTGCCGTTGCTTCTGCCTGCATAAATCTTAAAACATTGTTGACAATTTCTATGCTTTGTCCACTCAGAACCTTGTTTTTCACTTTACTGTTCAAAGGCATTTTCAAAGTAACGAACACAGAATTATTTCAACAGTTCTCTATATAATTTCTGCACTGAATGTACTAACAGATGTTGACAGCACGAGATCCTCGACATTAATGAGCCAATCCGCCGACTAGTCTACTGCGCATCCAATTCTCAGAGGCAAAGCTATGTTGATCGATCTATACCTTTATgttgattttgtttttgtgaaaattttatatgttaAATTAATATATGTAAAACAAGACTGTCGATACTTTAAGCGCAACTGTgtgaatgataaaaaataagaataaaaaattcgatttacaatttttctataacataaaaacaaaatggtattCCATATTTAGTCActttgctttattattttttataaacgaaTATCTTTATGTTTTACCAGAAGAACTGAAACTCCAAATTGTGTAGATTTATTAGCACATTGCTAAAGCTCACGATTACTATCAAAGCTTTAATAAATGATGAACTAAAacggtaattatacactttcacggtcacctggttttttggctctagaaaatcgaaaaatggatggattttaatgatcttggtctcaaaatgttccattttacggcggatttataaaaaaaaattagtagaaatagctggaatgaaaatttctcatagttttactgttttaaatcgtaaaaaaaaacggttttgcgaaataatcctttacaaaagattatggtaattatacactttcgcggtcacctggttttttgcttaggttaggttaggttaggttaggttggctctagaaaatcgaaaaatggatgaattttaatgatcttggtctcaaaatattccattttacggcggatttataaaaaaaatacgaaaataaaaaaaatggatattttttacagtttcatgactttaaatgcaaaaaaatgactttctacatataatccttcgtaactgtttctgacgtcgtggaatcaagttcgtatattttttttcgcaatttacataaaaaaatgaatattttgaaaaaaaaagtttttctactatttaaggtttaaaactattaaaaaccgcaaattcagccactacccccgtgtttttcataaattcgtcgtaaaatgaaacattttgagaccaaaattataaaatttatctatttttcgatttttaatggtccaaaaactattaacattgatgaatatagtacgaaactattcacgaaaattaattgtttttcatcgatttcattttaagctataaaaactgaaaaaatcattctttttggatttttttttattatttgtattatttgtttattaatttatgtagaatacaaaaaaaatataagaactttatctgataatgagataattttttgtaaaggattattttgcaaaaccgtttttttacgatttaaaacagtaaaactatgagaaattttcattccagctatttctactaattgtttttataaatccgccttaaaatggaacattttgagactaAGATCATTAAAAtgcatccatttttcgattttctagagccaaaaaaccaggtgaccgtgaaagtgtataattaccaaaaaaacaCTACAACTAGCAACAAGTAGCACAACCCAGTGGTCACAATAGTGttgaaacactttttttgtGGCAATATTAGTGTTACTCAGGTCATTGTTCTGGATTGCCCTATAGTTGCCATGCACAGACCTTTTTACATTtaattgaaggaaaaaaatataaaaatgacaacGCTGCATTATTTTATCTTGAAACGTAATCGTTTTCTTAACGTAAAAtcaccaaataaataaatatacagtatagtttatatttgtttttatttgtaaaaatacattttataaaagtatataagcggcattaatttatttttgataaatatatatatgtaataatattaattattatttgaattgagtttttttctaatagaCTTATTCTACTCAGATATACGATTAATCATCAATATGACAATCGTATTGTTTTCTATCTGAACGGTTTAGAATCTTtcgatatataaaaattcttagAAGCTTCTAATTCTAGCGGATACGATAAGTTAGATATAAAGATAGTGAAAGAAATATTGGGAGCAAATATGACATTAAaagtacgaggtctggctattaaattaCGCCTAAAAGGCGCCCTAGACGAGTGGGgtaatcaatatcaaatttctcgttaaattgaaaaaaactccgactgagtgctataaattgttgcaagagacCTATAGGGagaattctctatctcgtgagCGTGTTTGTGAGTATTGTAAGCGTTTTAGTGAAGGCCAAGAGAGTACTGAAGAttaccagcgcccaggtcgccctgtgactgctTCAACTCCGGAAATAGTGAcaaaaatcaactaaattttGCATGCCGATCGTCGAACGAGCATCcagatgattgccgaggctgtaaacgccgataaagaaacgattagaaaaaatttacacgaggaattacacatgacaaaagtctgtgcgaagttgacgccaaaaaatctgactcctgaccaaaagctcttacatcaacgggtctgctcagattagGGTTAGAAAAAGAtatgctttgaaagggatccgatttgagtcgatagaAGCGGTATAGCAAAAAACGACAAAGCTCAtaaaggccctcaccaaagaagacttccagcattGCATCggtcaatggaaaaaacgtatggaaaggtgtgtggcgaggggaggggaatatattgaaggggagcattcgaatgtagaatatttttcatattaaaaccctttttcgtaaccagtctcgttatttaatcgCCAGACCTCgtagataaagaagaaaatagatAACAAATAGTTTGGATGCATAAAAACAAgatcaataaatataaagacgaaatatggaaaaaaacatagaaaaggAAAACTTAATAGTCAGTGAGATATTGTTGAAGGAATAATTTGTTCTattcttttattcttttttatatgtatttatattctCCACCGATAGTAGAGAGTACTGATAGAATTCGAGTTTCAATAGTTGAGAAAAACAAACACGAATATCaaaatctatttgaattttCCCTAATCAAACCTTGTTTTCATGAAAACCGTTATCAGTTTTATTCTTATTCAAgaatttgttctttttattaatgtttctaTTACAAATCGTTTCGCCCCCGTTAGAATTAACTTCAATTATCCTAAACGCCCTTATCAATACCGCAAATTCTCTGAAAAAATACCCGATCGCTTCTGCTAAGGGATCACAAATATCCCTCAAAGAAGTTacaatgttataaaaaaatatcaacaccGGTTGAATGACCGCGTTGAAAAGTGTGGTTAGGATAGGTTTGAAAAAGTAATCAGATATTAACTGAATAAGACCGACTGTTAAAGGTCTCAAGATgctgtataaaaaaaatctcacgAATTGAAGTATGAGCGATATCAAAAAAGAACAACCGATATTGAAGCTACCGAATATTTCGGCCCAAAATTTGGTCGTATAAGCTTCGGTTTTTTCCGCAAAGTCTTCCGTAGCTATTACCGGTGATCTATCTGTTGTAcgaaaataactgaaataaaaattgatattagtAATCACCTATTAATTCAGACCCAGTGTAATCAATCACCCCCTGTAATCTGACATGTTTAGAATACGTTACTAAAAGAGAGGAGGAATCAATGGATTTCAAGATTCGCTTTTCTAAAAAGTTCCGAACTACAAAGGGATTTTTAATCCGACAccatatttaaaaagtttgttgTCACATGGCGGTAGTTAATTAATCACTTCATGATTTTTACCAACTAGATAATGGATATTTTCTTGCACCCATTTCTATGTTTAAAGTTACGAGGATGCTCCCCGAAGTACTTGCCCTggcctagagatggcggtagctgcttgaaaaatgccaCTAAAAGTCCTTAGCCCAACCATTATAAAAGTTGATTCTAGAAATGGTGAAGAAACTGGACAGAGCGGTACTGAACTGAAAGAGCTACCAAACATAAATCTGGTAAGGCAATCCTGTTAGTGCCGTGCATcgtataataattgaaaattttgacatgcgcgtgggataattttcattgattatct comes from Diorhabda carinulata isolate Delta chromosome 8, icDioCari1.1, whole genome shotgun sequence and encodes:
- the LOC130897223 gene encoding cullin-5 — its product is MLKEKGQLKFEDKWPHMGPIVLKLLKQKPVSPSEWQELFYDVHLVCLWDEKGPAKLRDQLQDDIVQFIKQAQSRVLAHRQEEALLKAYIAEWRKFFTQCNYLPTPFRQLETSLQGKPASVNSSVQNNSGKKNPGEESIVRKLMLDSWNESIFSDIKYKLQDSAMKLVHAERNGEAFDSQLVIGVRESYVNLCSNPEDRLQIYRENFEAAYIQSTELFYRLKAPEQLSSNGVQAYMRYADAKLREEETRAQRYLEAGSNGVIQCCVKVLVGNELPVLLAECAPLIKAGETERLQLMFRLLERVPEGVQPMLRELENHITQAGLADMVAAADVITQDSEKYVERLLELFRKFSKLVHDAFSDDPRFLTARDKAFKAVVNDTTVFRLELSTGRNVGAKAVAPESKCPELLANYCDMLLRRTPLSKRLTSEEIESRLKDVLLVLKYVSNKDVFMRYHKAHLTRRLILDASADSEKEEDMVEWLREVGMPADYVNKLARMFQDIKVSEDLNGQFRMSTARHDAINIKILNAGAWARGSERVTVSLPVELEDYIPEVEEFYKKKHSGRKLQWYHHMSNGTITFSTAGGKFDLDVTTFQMAVLFAWNQRPHDKISYENLRLATELPDGELRRTLWSLVAFPKLKRQLLLFYPNASVPKDFTEHTVFWVNQDFALIKNGKSQKRGKVNLIGRLQLSTERSQMEDNQSIVQLRILRTQEAIIKILKMRKKISNIALQAELVDILKNMFLPSKKMIKEQLEWLIEHKYMKRDDDDINTFIYMA